A region from the Jaculus jaculus isolate mJacJac1 chromosome 18, mJacJac1.mat.Y.cur, whole genome shotgun sequence genome encodes:
- the Sertad2 gene encoding SERTA domain-containing protein 2, giving the protein MLGKGGKRKFDEHEDGLEGKVVSPSDGPSRVSYTLQRQTIFNISLMKLYNHRPLTEPSLQKTVLINNMLRRIQEELKQEGSLRPVFTPSSQPSSSVSDSYREAPPAFGHLAPTHPCDLGSTTPLEACLTPASLLEDDNDTFCTSQPAAPTRVSPAALPPDKDSFSSALDDIEELCPTSTSTAAASAAPDSSKEPSGGISGQKAEGPQEGRPDDSRLIDSLPGNFEITTSTGFLTDLTLDDILFADIDTSMYDFDPCTSASGTASKMAPVSADDLLKTLAPYSSQPATPSQPFKMDLTELDHIMEVLVGS; this is encoded by the coding sequence ATGTTGGGTAAAGGAGGAAAacggaagtttgatgagcatgaAGATGGGCTGGAAGGCAAAGTTGTGTCCCCCTCCGATGGTCCATCCAGGGTGTCCTACACCTTACAGCGCCAGACTATCTTCAACATTTCCCTTATGAAATTGTATAACCACAGGCCCCTGACCGAGCCCAGCTTACAGAAGACCGTTTTAATTAACAACATGTTGAGGCGAATCCAGGAGGAACTCAAGCAGGAAGGCAGCCTGAGGCCTGTGTTCACCCCCTCCTCCCAGCCCAGCAGCTCAGTGAGTGACAGCTACCGGGAGGCCCCACCGGCTTTCGGCCACCTGGCTCCCACTCACCCCTGCGACCTTGGAAGCACTACGCCCCTGGAGGCCTGCCTCACCCCAGCCTCCTTGCTGGAGGACGACAATGACACGTTTTGCACTTCGCAGCCTGCAGCTCCTACCAGAGTCTCCCCTGCGGCCCTGCCCCCGGACAAGGACAGCTTCTCCTCTGCCCTGGACGACATTGAGGAGCTCTGCCCCACATCTACCTCCACCGCGGCCGCCAGCGCAGCGCCCGACAGCTCCAAAGAGCCCTCCGGCGGCATCAGCGGCCAGAAAGCTGAGGGGCCCCAGGAGGGCCGCCCAGATGACTCGAGACTCATCGACTCTCTGCCTGGGAATTTTGAAATAACGACATCCACGGGTTTCCTGACAGACTTGACCCTGGATGACATCCTGTTTGCCGACATTGACACGTCCATGTATGATTTTGACCCCTGCACATCTGCGTCAGGGACAGCCTCCAAAATGGCCCCTGTGTCGGCCGACGACCTCCTCAAGACTCTGGCTCCTTATAGCAGTCAGCCTGCCACCCCGAGTCAACCTTTCAAAATGGACCTCACCGAGCTAGACCACATCATGGAGGTGCTCGTCGGGTCCTGA